The following proteins are co-located in the Alcaligenes faecalis genome:
- a CDS encoding NAD(P)/FAD-dependent oxidoreductase — MSDAHSTDVVIVGSGMNSLTCAALLAQRGLSVTVLERNALAGGCIRTEELFPGFTHDVLSSWYPLFMGGASYAALAEPLAKAGLEFVKGEYSTGLAIPGGPALALRQDMDDTVRRFNDLMPGEGDALGAMAARMFGPDAGLVFGLLGGEPYRWPMAKLAFGAWRERGLDGLMSFGSQALESFRRWAMRDLRSDLARAMIAPWVLHSGLGPDEASSALIGKLTFSAVVSGGMPVVKGGSYQIVKAFTRIIEDAGGAVLTHSHVDRVLVEGNKATGVCVGTKRYLARRAVVCNVTPGQLYGDLLPEVEPELLKSAQDYHYGRGGMQIHFALNSPPDWVDPELRHVPMVHVTESMEQVCSSVVTASNGYLPAKPTLAVGQPVAVDVTRAPEGHWILWVQMQELPRHIKGDEAGEIPVPADGRWNEAVREAMADRVQARLETVMPGLAAKIIGRRSVSPADLEALNMNLVGGDPYSGVCSPDQFFFMRPFAGHKKARSGTTPWRNLHQIGAAVHPGPGLGGQSGYLAAQRILKG; from the coding sequence ATGAGTGATGCGCACAGCACGGATGTCGTCATTGTTGGCAGTGGGATGAACTCCCTGACCTGCGCTGCCTTGTTGGCCCAACGGGGTTTGTCAGTGACCGTGCTGGAGCGCAATGCGCTTGCCGGGGGCTGTATCCGTACCGAGGAGCTGTTCCCCGGTTTTACCCATGATGTTTTGTCTAGTTGGTATCCCCTGTTCATGGGGGGGGCGTCTTATGCCGCCCTGGCCGAACCCTTGGCCAAGGCCGGTTTGGAATTTGTCAAAGGCGAGTACAGCACCGGTCTGGCCATCCCCGGTGGCCCAGCCCTGGCCTTGCGTCAGGACATGGACGACACAGTGCGTCGTTTCAATGATTTGATGCCCGGCGAAGGCGATGCCTTGGGTGCCATGGCGGCACGCATGTTTGGCCCGGATGCTGGTCTGGTGTTTGGCTTGCTGGGTGGTGAGCCTTACCGCTGGCCCATGGCCAAACTGGCGTTTGGCGCCTGGCGGGAACGGGGTCTGGACGGTTTGATGTCCTTTGGCTCGCAAGCCCTGGAAAGTTTCCGGCGCTGGGCCATGCGCGATCTGCGCAGTGATCTGGCTCGCGCCATGATTGCTCCCTGGGTGTTGCATAGCGGCTTGGGCCCGGACGAGGCCAGCTCGGCCTTGATCGGCAAACTGACCTTCAGCGCCGTAGTCAGTGGCGGTATGCCGGTGGTTAAAGGGGGCAGTTACCAGATTGTGAAAGCGTTTACCCGCATTATTGAAGACGCGGGTGGCGCAGTACTGACTCATTCTCACGTGGATCGCGTATTGGTGGAGGGTAATAAAGCCACCGGCGTGTGTGTGGGTACGAAACGCTATCTGGCCCGCCGAGCCGTGGTGTGCAATGTGACGCCCGGCCAACTCTACGGCGATTTGTTGCCGGAAGTAGAGCCTGAGTTGTTGAAGTCCGCCCAGGATTATCACTATGGTCGCGGCGGCATGCAGATTCACTTTGCCCTGAATTCCCCGCCCGACTGGGTGGACCCGGAACTGCGCCATGTCCCTATGGTGCATGTGACGGAAAGCATGGAGCAGGTATGTTCCTCGGTGGTGACGGCCAGCAATGGCTATCTACCTGCCAAACCGACCTTGGCCGTGGGCCAGCCGGTGGCGGTGGATGTGACTCGCGCCCCGGAAGGTCACTGGATTCTATGGGTACAAATGCAGGAGCTGCCGCGTCACATCAAAGGCGATGAGGCGGGCGAGATTCCTGTGCCGGCCGATGGGCGCTGGAATGAAGCTGTGCGCGAGGCCATGGCCGACCGTGTACAGGCCCGTCTGGAAACCGTCATGCCTGGCTTGGCCGCCAAGATCATCGGGCGTCGCAGTGTCAGCCCGGCGGATTTGGAGGCTTTGAATATGAACCTGGTGGGGGGCGACCCGTATAGCGGCGTGTGCTCGCCCGATCAGTTCTTTTTCATGCGCCCTTTTGCAGGACACAAGAAGGCGCGCAGTGGCACGACGCCCTGGCGTAATCTGCATCAAATTGGTGCGGCTGTGCATCCGGGCCCTGGCCTGGGTGGTCAATCCGGCTATCTGGCCGCCCAGCGTATCTTGAAGGGGTGA